A stretch of DNA from Oncorhynchus masou masou isolate Uvic2021 unplaced genomic scaffold, UVic_Omas_1.1 unplaced_scaffold_1454, whole genome shotgun sequence:
CAAAACCGATGAAAAGGCGGGATCAATGTGATCGATGTCTCAGTTGACCATTCACAGGACGGTATTCTATAATGAACCAATCAAATGCTTAAGCTATATAGACGTATCTGTACTGTTTTGACCGTAAGGTCGGACTGTTTTGATGCAGTAAGCGGAAATGTTGACATGAAAATGTAACGGGAGGTCTGGATTATCGAATGTATTTCCATCGATAGAACATATTCCTGTATAATAATTAAAACGCTATAGTCGTTGGCCGGTAATAGCTAACCAGGGCAGGCATGTTGCAAATAACGCAACAGTTTTTTTCCCTTCGACCTTCTCAGAGAATATCAAGAATGCATCGAGTTAACACTGTGTTTACATGAACTAGCGGTGTCGAGCTGAACGGGCTTTCTTTTGTTTGTTATAGGTTATTTCGTGTACCTCCTAACTAATGTCTATCGCTTGATAGCTGTGCTATTGCAAAAGCTGGCATTTCAGGACAAATCCTTGCTGTCTTCCCTGAAATGGACACTCCAAATACACTGTCCATGTTACTGCTGGTCTCAGAGCAGTGACACTGTCCTTGTCCTGCTCCTTGTCAACATAACGAGCTGAGCTAAACTTTCCCGGATTAGTTTTCTATGACACTCAAAACTTATGCTCGACTAGATTCGTTGGAATCGCTCCTCAACGAACTTCCCTGTATGTTTTATCTGGGCCTGTTTTTTGTGAACGTTTTGATCCTCTACTATGCCTTTCTAATGGAATACATTGTCCTGAATGTGGGGATAGTGTTTCTACCGGAAGATATGGACCAGGCGCTGGTGGACCTAGGGGTATTATCTGACCCGGCCTCTGTCCCTTACGACACGGACACAGAACTCGATGTTTTCGAGAGGTACCTGGAGTGAGCTGGGGCGGTATGCTCCGCAGGGGTGAACTGGACTCCTACCggcctgtgatgatgatgatgatgatgatgatgatgatgatgatgatgttgggaGAGACTGACACTGGGAACTCAAGGAGGAGGATATTTGTCTTGGCTTGGAACAACATTGGCTGCAGGATGAAAAAGTAAGGAGGGATAGAATGATAATGGTGATAGGATGACAGTTTGCTGCTGCAGTGATGCCAGGGGTGGGGGTGATGCCAGAATGGGGGTGATGCCAGAATGGGGGTGATGCCAGTGGTGGGGGTGATGCCAGAATGGGGGTGGGTGATGCCAGAATGGGGGTGGGTGATGCCAGGGGGGTGGGGGTGATGCCAGGAGTGTGGGTGATGCCAGAATGGGGGTGATGCCAGAAGTGGGGTGATGCCAGAAGTGTGGGTGATGCCAGAATGGGGGTGATGCCAGGGGTGTTGGTGATGCCAGAATGGGGGTGATGCCAGAATGGGGGAGATGCCAGAATGGGGGTGATGCCAGAGGTGGGGGTGATGCCAGAATGGGGGTGATCGCAGGGGTGTGGGTGATGCCAGAATGGGGGTGATGCCAGGATTTGGTTTGAATTGGGTTGGGCCCTCATCTCAACCCTGTAACATCCCTGACTATCCTCTATGTTGTAGGACCTACAATGTATAGTAAATACATTAACACATACTTTAACCTACAGTCCTATAGTAAATACATTAACACATACTTTAACCTACAGTCCTATAGTAAATACAGTAACACATACTTTAACCTACAGTCCTATAGTAAATACATTAACACATACTTTAACCTACAGTCCTATAGTAAATACAGTAACACATACTTTAACCTACAGTCCTATAGTAAATACAGTAACACATACCCTAACCTACAGTCCTATAGTAAATACAGTAACACATACTTTAACCTACAGTCCTATAGTAAATACATTAACACATACTTTAACCTACAGTCCTATAGTAAATACAGTAACACATACTTTAACCTACAGTCCTATAGTAAATACAGTAACACATACCTTAACCTACAGTCCTATAGTAAATACAGTAACACATACCCTAACCTACAGTCCTATAGTAAATACAGTAACACATACTTTAACCTACAGTCCTATAGTAAATACAGTAACACATACCCTAACCTACAGTCCTATAGTAAATACAGTAACACATACCTTAACCTACAGTCCTATAGTAAATACTGTAACACATACTTTAACCTACAGTCCTATAGTAAATACAGTAACACATACCTTAACCTACAGTCCTATAGTAAATACAGTAACACATACTTTAACCTACAGTCCTATAGTAAATACAGTAACACATACTTTAACCCACAGTCCTATAGTAAATACAGTAACACATACCCTAACCTACAGTCCTATAGTAAATACAGTAACACATACTTTAACCTACAGTCCTATAGTAAATACAGTAACACATACCTTAACCTACAGTCCTATAGTAAATACTGTAACACATACTTTAACCTATAGTCCTATAGTAAATACAGTAACACATACTTTAACCCACAGTCCTATAGTAAATACAGTAACACATACCCTAACCTACAGTCCTATAGTAAATACAGTAACACATACTTTAACCTACAGTCCTATAGTAAATACAGTAACACATACCCTAACCTACAGTCCTATAGTAAATACAGTAACACATACCTTAACCTACAGTCCTATAGTAAATACAGTAACACATACCCTAACCTACAGTCCTATAGTAAATACAGTAACACATAACTTAACCTACAGTCCTATAGTAAATACAGTAACACATACTTTAACCTACAGTCCTATAGTAAATACAGTAACACATACCCTAACCTACAGTCCTATAGTAAATACAGTAACACATACCCTAACCTACAGTCCTATAGTAAATACAGTAACACATACTTTAACCTACAGTCCTATAGTAAATACAGGCTATTCCTGTCCATCTCTAACATGTGGCCCCTTGTCTTCTCCACAGGTTGTCAAGGCTCAAG
This window harbors:
- the LOC135530901 gene encoding dexamethasone-induced protein homolog, giving the protein MTLKTYARLDSLESLLNELPCMFYLGLFFVNVLILYYAFLMEYIVLNVGIVFLPEDMDQALVDLGVLSDPASVPYDTDTELDVFERYLE